In the Hordeum vulgare subsp. vulgare chromosome 7H, MorexV3_pseudomolecules_assembly, whole genome shotgun sequence genome, one interval contains:
- the LOC123413551 gene encoding glyceraldehyde-3-phosphate dehydrogenase 1, cytosolic, whose product MGKIKIGINGFGRIGRLVARVALQSDDVELVAVNDPFITTEYMTYMFKYDTVHGHWKHSDIKLKDDKTLLFGEKPVTVFGVRNPEEIPWGEAGADYVVESTGVFTDKDKAAAHLKGGAKKVVISAPSKDAPMFVVGVNEDKYTSDVNIVSNASCTTNCLAPLAKVINDNFGIIEGLMTTVHAITATQKTVDGPSSKDWRGGRAASFNIIPSSTGAAKAVGKVLPELNGKLTGMSFRVPTVDVSVVDLTVRTEKAASYDDIKKAIKAASEGKLKGIMGYVEEDLVSTDFVGDSRSSIFDAKAGIALNDHFVKLVSWYDNEWGYSNRVVDLIRHMAKTQ is encoded by the exons ATGG GCAAGATTAAGATCGGAATCAACG GTTTCGGAAGGATCGGGAGGCTCGTCGCCAGGGTCGCACTCCAGAGCGACGATGTCGAGCTCGTCGCCGTCAACGACCCCTTCATCACCACCGAGTACATG ACGTACATGTTCAAGTACGACACAGTTCACGGCCATTGGAAGCACAGTGACATCAAGCTCAAAGACGACAAGACGCTGCTCTTCGGCGAGAAGCCAGTTACTGTCTTTGGCGTCAG GAACCCTGAGGAGATCCCGTGGGGTGAGGCTGGTGCTGATTACGTTGTGGAGTCCACCGGTGTCTTCACTGACAAGGACAAGGCCGCTGCTCACTTGAAG GGTGGTGCCAAGAAGGTGGTCATCTCTGCCCCAAGCAAAGATGCCCCTATGTTTGTGGTTGGTGTCAATGAGGACAAGTACACCTCGGATGTTAACATTGTCTCAAATGCTAGCTGCACCACTAACTGCCTTGCTCCCCTAGCTAAG GTCATTAATGACAACTTTGGTATTATTGAGGGTCTGATGACCACTGTTCATGCCATCACTG CCACACAGAAGACCGTTGATGGTCCCTCAAGCAAGGACTGGAGAGGTGGCAGGGCCGCAAGCTTTAACATCATCCCCAGCAGCACTGGTGCTGCCAAG GCTGTTGGTAAGGTTCTTCCTGAGCTGAATGGCAAGCTTACCGGTATGTCTTTCCGGGTTCCCACTGTGGATGTGTCAGTTGTTGATCTCACTGTTAGAACCGAGAAGGCTGCATCATATGATGACATCAAGAAGGCTATCAA GGCTGCTTCCGAGGGAAAGCTCAAGGGTATCATGGGTTACGTTGAGGAAGATTTGGTCTCCACCGACTTCGTTGGTGACAGCAG GTCCAGCATCTTTGATGCTAAGGCTGGAATTGCTCTGAACGACCATTTCGTCAAGCTTGTCTCGTGGTATGACAACGAGTGGGGTTACAG CAACCGTGTTGTCGACCTGATCCGCCACATGGCCAAGACCCAGTAG